The following are encoded together in the Humulus lupulus chromosome 5, drHumLupu1.1, whole genome shotgun sequence genome:
- the LOC133779691 gene encoding uncharacterized protein LOC133779691 — MNGQLQGSFKGGKGLCQGDPISPILFVLVMEYLTRAFHGAAKDKKFRFHPLCKSLNITNLCFVDDLLLVCKAHASSIQIIQQTFGSFSAASGLYINNSKSCIFFWGISSTEKAYLLSLSKMTEGSFPLVYLGMPLRPTKWKSMDCDLIISKIRQRLHGWASRNLSYAGRVQLIQSVLMGIRNYWMSIFLLPQKVIKEIDCLCFKEGSLWNKINLARFIWAVSSKQDILWVKWVNCIYLKGVQIWDYVLHKDASWYWKKLIKMSKSLSNSILNEAIIQGKFQLSKLYLMSIPGTPINSMKAVWCKLSVPKHRFILWQVINQKLPTRDLLQQCHIPILSLYYPVCEVELECHSHL, encoded by the exons ATGAATGGTCAGCTCCAAGGTAGCTTTAAGGGTGGTAAAGGGCTTTGTCAAGGTGACCCCATCTCTCCCATACTCTTTGTTCTAGTCATGGAATATCTTACGCGAGCATTTCATGGGGCTGCGAAGGACAAGAAATTCAGGTTCCATCCGTTATGTAAATCATTGAATATTACTAATCTTTGCTTTGTGGACGATTTACTTCTTGTTTGTAAAGCTCATGCTAGTTCTATTCAGATTATTCAACAGACTTTTGGTTCCTTCTCAGCTGCTTCTGGTCTGTACATCAATAATTCCAAGTCCTGCATATTTTTTTGGGGTATCTCTAGTACTGAGAAGGCATATCTGCTGAGTCTTTCTAAGATGACAGAAGGGAGTTTTCCTTTAGTTTATCTTGGCATGCCTTTGAGACCTACAAAATGGAAATCTATGGACTGTGATCTCATTATTTCAAAAATTAGGCAAAGATTACATGGTTGGGCTAGTCGTAACTTGTCTTATGCTGGTCGTGTGCAACTTATTCAGTCGGTCTTAATGGGGATAAGGAATTATTGGATGAGCATCTTTCTTCTTCCTCAAAAGGTCATCAAGGAAATTGACTGTCTCT GCTTTAAAGAGGGATCTCTCTGGAATAAAATCAATCTTGCTAGATTCATTTGGGCTGTCTCTTCTAAGCAGGACATCCTTTGGGTTAAATGGGTTAACTGTATCTATTTAAAAGGGGTCCAGATTTGGGATTATGTGTTACATAAAGATGCTAGCTGGTACTGGAAAAAGTTGATTAAGATGAGTAAATCTTTGTCTAACTCGATCTTGAATGAAGCTATCATACAAGGGAAATTCCAGCTGAGCAAACTGTACTTAATGTCTATTCCTGGTACTCCTATTAATAGTATGAAGGCTGTTTGGTGCAAACTTTCAGTGCCCAAACATAGGTTCATTCTTTGGCAGGTTATTAACCAGAAGCTTCCCACTAGGGACTTATTGCAGCAATGTCACATACCTATTCTCTCTCTGTACTATCCGGTCTGTGAGGTTGAGCTGGAATGCCACTCTCATCTATAA